The region GCTGGTGCTACCAAAGTAGCAAGATTGTGTGGTAAAAAACTAAAATGATAGAATGACTTACGCTGAAATAAGTTTGTCTACGATTTGGCATAATTACCTAGAGCTTAGGAAGCTTAATTTGAATAAGCCTATAATTCCTGTAATAAAAGCCGATTCGTATGGGCATGGGGCAACTAGGATAATGGAATTTCTCTTCTTAAAGGGTGTTAGAAGATTCGCTGTAGCAAAGATAGAGGAAGTGTTTTCTCTTAAGGAGGAGTTGTTGTCCAGAGGTAATAAGAGTATTTTTGAGGAGTCGGAAATATTGATATTCTGTCCTATACCTTTTCGCTATCTTGGTGTTCTTTTGGATGATTTGAATCTAATTCCTATAGTCAGTGATGTTAGCTTTATTAGGGAACTTGAGAAGTTATCTAGAAGTGCTGGTAGGAGACTAAAGTTTGGTATTGAAATAGACACGGGAATGGGAAGGTTAGGGATACATCATAGAGAGAGCAATGTTCTTTTGGATATCCTTTGGGAGGTTAAGAATCTGGATCTTGTTGATATCATGACTCATTTCCCTTCTTCTGATTTTGACAGAGAGTTTTCCCTATATCAGATTGAGATATTTGATAGAATTCTTGATAAAGTTAAGATTATTTTCCCTGATGTTAAGTCTCATGTTTCTAACAGCGGAGGAGTTCTGAATATTCCTGAAGGTAGTAAGTATGATTTTGCTAGGTGTGGACTTTCGGTGTATGGGTATTATCCTAATATGGCGTTGGTGGGGAAGGCGGATATAAGGAATTCTCTTGCGCTTAAATCTTACGTGGCTCTTAGAAAATTTTTTAGAAAAGGGGAGAGTATAAGTTACAATAGGACCTACTTTATGGATAGGGACGGGTATATTGCAGTAGTGCCGTGTGGCTATGCGGATGGTATACCTACACTGTATTCAAACAATATGGAAGTTGTGATAAGAGGCAGAAGGTATTCTGTAGTGGGTAGAGTGACTATGGACTATATAATGGTGAGAGTTGATGAGGTTGTGGGTCCTGGTGATGAAGTGGTTATATTCGGAGGATGTGGTTATGGTAGTATGAGGGTTGAAGAATTTGCTAGTAGAGTAGGGCTTATACCTTACGAGATAACTTGTGGTATTTCAAAGAGAGTTCCTAGAGTTTACCTTAACAATGATTCTAGTGCACCAGAGATGGTGACATAGCTTGACGTAAGGACTAGCATCAAGATTACACCAGCTAATATATGTGGACTCAAGATTATCAAGAATGCTGTTGATCTGGGTATCCTAAAGATTGTGGAAATTCCAGTTATTAGATAGTAAAGCTTGATGAAGAATACAACCGCGACCACGATACTCATAACCCATCTGGCTAGCAAGGATATTGGAAAGAATATTATGACTAAGAGGTCTATTATTCCTATAGAAAATAGGAACCAGAACACTTTAGGGGTATCAATTGATGGCTTTTTGCCAATCACTAGGGAAAATCCTATTACAAACACTGCGTAGATAAGTGCGAAAAGTAGATATATTGAAGCTCCTAGTATTCCTATATCAATTCTAGAAAAGAGTCCAAAGAGAGATGCAAAAAATGTTGATATTCCGCCTATTATTCCTAACTTTTCTATCTCTACGGAGTCATTAGAGATTTTCTCAATGGTTCTTTTGGGATCTAGAAAGTAATCTATAACCGAATACACAAGTTCTTTTAACATTTGTGCCTCCTAGTAGACAATATATAGAGCTTGTGGATAGTTCTTAACGGGTTTGATAAGTATATCTAGGTTTAACTTGTCAATCGCAAGTTGCAGAAGATCCTTGATCCATCCTTTCTTATCGGGGAGCTCTACATAGGTTATAGTTTCTTCCTTAATCATATTTTTGATGACTTCTTCTACCAGAAATTCGTCTCCTACTTCGTCAATTAGTTTGTGAAGTAAGGCATCTTTTTCTGTTAGTATTCTTCCATCTGCTATCTGTAAAAGTTCATTCTTTTTTATCTTGTCTCCACGGTATTTCATGATTACCTCAATGAACCTTTGATAGTAGGTATCAATTATCCTTTGGATTAGTTTGCTTTCGGGTTCGGAGATTTCTCTGTAAGGTGAAAGGATGTCCTTGTATTCACCGCTTTTGAATGTGTATGGTTTTATTCCGATTTTATCAAATAGGCCTTTGATATTGAAAGATGTAACGATTACACCAATACTTCCGGTGAAAGTGCCTCTTGAAGCTATTATATAGTCTGCAGGTGCGGATATGTAGTATCCTCCTGAGGCTGCTATCTCTTTCATAAAGACTACGATTTTCTTTCCTTTGCTTTTTGCGTAGTCAAGAGCTGAGACTATTGTTTCGGCACCACTTACGGTTCCTCCGGGACTTGTTACATTGATTCTTATTGCCTTTATAGTTGGTGTTTCAGCAAAGGTTTTTATTTTTCTTGCTACTTCCTCGGCATCAACATAAGAGTAGTAACTGCTTCCTTCGGAAGTTATGACTCCTTCTACATTTATCAAGCCAACGTTGCCCAAAAGTCCTGACAATCCGGATGAAAATGTGTCTGCTTTCTTAAGGTTTAAAGAGATTGTAACTATCCCTAAAATTATGTTTGCTATGAGCATTACTGCGATTAGGATAGCGATAGTGTCTTTAAGTCTCTCCGACATATTTACCTCCTTTGGATAATTTTACTATCAGTTTTTCTAGATACGCAAATTATTACTTTGTCAGCTACCAGCTTTGGTAGAGAAAAGCATTAGGAGTTGAAAAGCTTTTTATTCCTTCTAAAGTAATGCTTTATTTGGAGATGAGGGTAGTTTGAAGAAATTGAAGCTTGGTGGGAAATTACAAAATTTGACAAGTTAGAGTTTGAAGGTTATAATAACCTATTGTGCATTGGATTAAGTAAGGTATAGTATTACTTTAGGCACATAGGAATGGATTGAAAAAGTCAATAAGTAGATTTTAGTTTGACTGGAGGGATGTTGTATGTCAGGAGAGATAATAATAAAAACGCCTCCTGAGATATCTAGGATAAGAAAGGCTTCAAGAATAGCTGCTCAGGTACTTTTTTATTTAGAGCAGTTTATAAAGCCTGGTATTACAACTTTAGAGCTTGATAAGATTACTGAGGATTTCATATTGTCCAAAGGTGGTAAACCTGCATTCAAGGGGTATGCGGTAACTAATGGCAAGAGTGTGATCAGGTATGATTACACTATATGTGCATCTGTGAACGAAGTAGTTATCCATGGAGTTCCTTCAAAAGATACGGTGCTGAAAGATGGTGATATAGTTTCAATAGATGTAGGTGTAGTATTTGATAACTATTATGGTGATTCTGCCAGAACATATTTTGTTGGAGAAGTTTCTGCTATCAAAAGGAAGCTTTCGGATGTTACCAGGGAGGCGTTGTATTTGGCTATAGATATTTGTAGAGAGGGGACGAGAGTAGTGGACATTTCTAAGGTTATATATGAATACGTTAGGAAGAATGGTTTTGATGTGATAAGAGGCTATAGTGGTCACGGAATTGGGAAATTTTTGCACGAAGCTCCGCCGATTCCTAACTATCCGATGGGAGGTAGTGTAAGACTAAGAAAGAACATGACAATAGCGATAGAGCCTATGGTAGTTGCTGGTAGTTTCAGAACCAAAATTCTTGATGATGGGTGGTCAGTGTGTACTGTTGATGGTAAACCTTCAGCTCACTGGGAACATACTATTCTAATAACGGATTCGGAGCCGGAAGTTCTCTCCGTCTTTTAACGGCTTTAGAGACATAAGAAAACTAGGTTTGCAAATTTTTTCAAGAACTGAGTAGCCTTTCCGAAAATATACTTATGAATTACGCAAGGAAATATAAAGAAACTCAGATTGAGACTGCTAGTCCTGTAAGATTGATTGTGATATTGTATGATATCATAATATCTTCAATAAACGAGTCTATAGTTCACCTTGAGAGTAGAAAATACGATCTTCTGAACAAGGAACTTTCCAGGGCTCAGGAAGGGTTGATTGAGCTTATTTGCTCTTTGGATTTTGAGAAAGGTGGTGAGATTGCAAATAACCTCTATTCCATTTACCTTTACTGTAGTAGGAGGTTATTTGAGGGTAATATTGATAAAGATAAGAATATGCTTATTGAAGTAGTGAATATCCTTAGTAAACTTAGGGATGCTTGGGAACAGATAGCTAATATGAATGTTTCTACTCCGCAGAATAAGTCTGAAGAGGTGAGAGTCAAAAGTGTAGATATAAGGAGCTAGTTAGTAGGTTTTGAGGACTTTAAATCCGTTTCCGATGAATACTCCGTTTTTTATAGCATTTGATACGAACTTTTTTGCTTTTCTTATAGAGTTTATTGGGGTTTCTCCTTTTGTCAAAAATGCGGTTATAGCTGATGAGAAACAGCACCCTGTTCCATGCACACTGTCTTTAAAGTACTTTTTTGACCTAAGCTTGTAGGATTCATAACCGTCAAAGATTATATCTGTTGCATATTCTCCTTCAAGGTGTCCTCCTTTTATGACTACATACCTTGGCCCCATTTTGTGGATCAGTAATGCAGATTTCTCCATATCTTTTTCTGTTTTTATTTTCATACCTGTTAGTAGTTCAGCTTCTGGAATGTTAGGAGTTACTACAAGTGATAGAGGTAATAACTTTGATCTTAGTGCACTGATTGCTTCTTCCTTTAGAAGCTTTTCACCACCTTTAGCTTTCATCACAGGATCAACTACTAGACCTTTGAGGCTGTCTTTTTTCAGCATTTTTCCTATGTATTCAATAACAACTTCAACTATCTCAAGCGTTGCAAGCATTCCAGTTTTGCTAAAGTGGACATTTAAGTCAGAAAAGACAGACTCAAGTTGCTTTTTTACGAAGTCAGGTGAAATGTAGTATACTTCTTGAACTCCTAGCGTGTTTTGGGCGGTTAGTGAGGTTATGACACTTGCTCCAAATACTCCTATTTCATTGAATGTTTTGAGATCTATTTGGACTCCTGCACCGCCACCACTGTCGGAACCTGCTATAGTCAGAGCTACTCTCTCTTTTTCCATACTAACACCCCCCTTACTAGGACCTTTGCTGATTCTTATTGTAAAACTGGCCTTTAGAGTATTTCACTTTTCTGTAATCACTCATTGATGAAGTTTGAGTTTTGGGTGGATTGACTGGCAAGGTGTTATGTATTAAATTAATAGGGGGATTTTAATGATAAAGCTTTCTACTAGGGTTTTATATGGTCTCAGGGCTGTGATATACATAGGGTTGAATAAAGATAGGTGGCCTATTTCACTAAGCGAAGTTGCTGAGAATCAGAACATACCTCTTAGGTATATTGAACAGATATTCATAAAGTTCAAGAGATCTGGTATAGTGAAAAGCGTTAGAGGTGTGAAAGGAGGGTATGTGTTAAGAGATGGTTATGAAAACATCACTTTGCTTGAAATAGTTGAGTCTGCGGATAGTAAGATAGTTCCTGTTTGGTGTTTAAATTCTGCGTATAAGAAGAAATGCCCTGTGGTTAAAAACTGTATGTTAGTTGAGATTTGGAATGATCTTGGTAGTGTAATAAGGAATTATTTGGAGAATATAAGCTTGAAAGATCTCTTACTCAAGGCGAAAGAAACGGACTTTATCAAGATTATAGAGAAGTCTAGTATAGGGGAGAATTTTTAGAGAGAGTGCTACTGGATTGTGGAGATGTTGTCAAAACAGAGTAACAGCATTCTTTCTGGAGAAAAATGCTTGCTAGTTGCAGGGACTATTGTGATCGTAGAGTCAAACATGGTATCTCCCGTAGTTTTTGAGAAAGAGTCTTTTGCAAGGAAAAATCTAAATTTTCTCACCTTAAGTCCTTCTCTGTAAAATAGATCCTGTTTTTTTCTGACGAAGGTGATTTCATCTTCAGGGGCTACAATGTTGATAAAGCCTTCCACAACGGACACTGAGTCAGGAAGTGAAAATTCTTTTCTATATTCCTCGTATTCTAGGATTTCTAAAACTAGTTCTTGATCAATTTCTGTTAAATCACTTCCCTTGACGAGATCTTTAAGCAGTAGAAGTATCTTTTTAGCTCTATCGTCCGCAGGTGAGAAAAACCACTCTACTTCAACTAGAAATTCTTCCACACCTATATCTTGACCTATGAATATCTCTTTCAGTCCTTCAAGATCTTCAGCTCTTACAATTTCAAATACTAAGTCATATAGGTATTTATCAGATGCCTGTTTAACTTTGAGGATTTCTAGAAGCTTTGATGCTAGTTTTACTACGTTTTCCGCCTTTATTGTTTTTAAAAACGCGTAATTGAGGTTGCTAACGATTATGCTACCTTTCTTCCTATGAGTTTTTCTTATTATTACTATCGGGACATTTGTGAAACTTAGTAATTTGTTAATGACTTCCTTTTGAAAGGAAAGAAGTCTACTTTTTTCAATATCTTGGCTGTAGAGGTTAGACAGGAGAAAGTTTATTATTCTTCCAAATTCTCCAAACTCGTCTTCCTGCGGTATGATTTCATAAATTCCGCTCTCTTTTTTTTCTAGACCCTTAAAAAGATTTTCAATGGAAGATGTTTTTCTAATTTCTGTGTCACTAAATACCTTTGAAATGAAGAACTCATACTCTTCTTTGTAAGTTTTTAGGAATTTACTATACTTGAAAAAGTATACATAGGTTATGAATATTCCGGAGAGAGTTGAGATACTAGCTAGTGGGATACCGAAGAATATGAGATAGCTTTTAAACCTCTCTTCTGGAAGGTTTTGGTTTAGGAATAGTGTGGAGAAATAGAGCAAGGCTACTATTATCACAAACGATAGTCCTGAGATAATAATGGACGCTTTTAGATATGTTTTTATCTTCATCTTACCAAACGCTCTTGTTTGATGACATTACTAACAATATTTCTGTCACGTTAGACTCAATTTCCTCGATCATTTCTCTACACTTGTTACTTAAGTAGTTGTATAGAATGAGTAGTGGTATAGCGACGATTAGGCCTGCTGCTGTTGTTATCAAAGCCTCTGCTATACCTGCTAGAAGCTCAGATGGTGAAGTGAGTCCCTTTTCTGCTAAGACTGAGGTAGCTTTAATCATACCGAGGACTGTGCCTAATAGTCCAAGCATAGGAGAGATTGTTACCATAGTTCCAAGTAGGTAGAGATATCTGTTAAGGATGGGTAATTCTATTTTGGCAATATCTTCTATTGAGTTTTCTATGTCTTCTTTTGATGCACCTTTTAGATATGCCTCTACTGCTGTTTTGAGAATATTTGATGCTACACTTTTTTCAGCATCACATATTGCTATTATGTCTCTTACATTGCCTCTGTTAACTTTTTCCTTTGCTACTGCGAATAGTTTGTTCATTGAGCTTTTTACCTTGGAGAAGAATATAAATCTTTCTATGACTATTGCAACTCCGATAATTGAAGCAAGGAAGATAAAGATCATCATTATTCCACCTTTTGCAAGGTAGCCAAAAACCGAGTAAACCCATTCCATATTTTTCTCCAAAAGATTTAGTGTATCTTTATTTTCTAAGTTTGGTGTAGGACGAATCAAGTTAAAGGAGCTGAGGTTGGTAAATTCCAAAATTTGCAATTGGAGATAGCTTTCTTACTATTCTCGCAGTTTCCAATCCCTCAAAAGGGAGCTAAAACTATGCAGACTCTACGGGATGCTCTTTCCGTCGCCCGGTTTCAATCTCTCAAAAAGGAGCTAAAACCCGTTCAAATTGAAAAATATTTTGGTATCCACTCTTACCTAGTACTATTAGAAAAGGACTGAGATGCTTTTGAAGTTTACTAATGCATTATTTTGCCGTTAAGAAGTTTGAAAAGTCAAAATATTTTGGTATAATTCGCACAGTTTGCTTTTAAAGCAGAAAAAGAAAAGAAACTAAGTTTCAGTACAGTATTACTACAACTTACACTAGGGTTTTCAAATTTTGGAATTTACTGGACTGGAGTTAGAGTTAGAGGATGTAACCAAATGTTTAATCAGACTTCGGGTAGTTCTTTTTTGAATATAATACCATAGATTTTATATAATTTAGTATAAATATGTCTAGGACTTCTAGGGAGAAAGCTGGAAATAGTCACGTTTACGTTGATGCCGAAGAGATAAGGAGTAAAGTTTTGCCTGGAATAACTAAGATTGTGGAGGAGATGGGGTATGAGCTTGTAGAATTGAAGGTTAGGAAGGGTAAAGTTCTGAGTTTAGAGATAGAGATTTACTCAAGGGAGAGAAACATATCTTTGAGGGATTGTGAAAGGGTATCAAGTGTTGTTTCAAGGGTTTTGGATATGGAGGATCCGATTCCTGTTAGGTATAATTTGGTTGTTAGCTCTCCGGGTGTTGATAGAGTTTTTAGAAGTGAAAGGGAGTATAGGATTTTCACTGGTAGGGAGGTAGAAGTGAAGGTTAATAACTTTCAAAACTACAACTTATCCAGAGAAGTAAATACTGGTAAATTGATCGGTATAGACAATGATGTTGTTAAGTTTGAAATCAACGGAAGAGAGGTTTGGGTTGATTTTTCGGATATAGTTTATACAAAGCTTTATTTTGATGTGGGGAAATACTTTGGGGGTGAATAGGATGGTGTTTGATAATCTGAAGAAGATACTTCAAGAGATGGATCTACCAGAAGACATAGTTCATAAGATGTTGGAGAAGGCTCTTTTAGCAGGGTATAAGAAGGAATATGGTAAGGATTATGAAAACATGGTTTTCAGGATAAGTGAGGAAAGTAAGAAGGTTGAGATACTTTCCTTAAAGACTGTTGTAGACAAAGTTAGAGATCCGGTGCTTGAGATTTCTGTGGAGGATGCTAAGAAGTTTTTAAAGTCTCCTAAGGCTGGTGATAAAGTTGAAGTGCCGGTGATGCCCAACAAGTTCAGTAGACAAGCTATTGAAGTTATAAGAAATGTTTTACTTTCACAAAAGGCTGAGATGGAGAGAGATAAGGTGAATTCAATATTCAGGGCAAAGATAGGAGATATCTTACAGTGTAAGATTAGTAGCATGAAGGGGAGAAATATTGATGTTGTGATAGATTTTGGTAGTTTTAAGGTAGATGGGGTAATCACTTTTGAGCATCTTATGCCAGAAGATCACAAGCTATTTAAAACTGGGGATATCATAAAAGCAGTGCTTATTGATATACTAAACCCGCAAGAATCTCAGGAAGTGTCTAGCAGAAGATCTGTGCGTCAAGAGTCTAAACTTCTTCTTTCTAGAACGACTCCTGAGTTCATCAAGAAGCTATTCTATAGTAGTATACCCGAGGTGAGTAAAGGTATAGTTGAGATAAAGGCTATTGGTAGAATACCGGGTGAGAGGTCAAAAGTTGCAGTGTATTCGGTCTTTCCAGAAGTTGATCCTGTTGGTGCTTGCATAGGGGTTGGGGGAAGTAGGATAATAAGTGTCTCAAAAGAGGTGAGTGGAGAAAAGATAGATGTGGTTTTGTGGAGTAATGATGTAAGAGAGTTCGCGAGAAATGTTTTTGGTAGAAATGCGGTGTATTCAGTGGAAGAGAGGGAAAGAGAAATTTTGGTGAAAATATATGAGTCTTTTCTTAGCGTTTTGGGTAAAAACTCAGTGAATGTGAAGCTTTTTTCACAAATGGTGGGTAAAGATGTTAAGGTAATGCTAGTTCAGGAAGAGAAATCGTTGCAGAGAAAGGAGATTTTTATTGAAGAAGATGAGATAAATGAGAATACCTATGTTGATTATTTGCCATTTGACAAAGATGTTCTTGACAAACTTAAGGCTAGTAATATAAAAACAATAGGTAGCTTATTGGAGAATCTTGACAATCTTAAATCTCTAGGCTTTTCTTCTAGGGAGATATCTCACATAAATAAGATAATCAATGAGTATATAGAGATAGAGGTTGAGGAGGAAGGGTAATGATTGAAAAGAAAAAGATAAAGATAAAAATAAAGAAGAAGTTGGTACAGAAGGAAGAGGAGAGAAGTGTTGAGGCTGGGGAGGAATTAGGAGAGGAGCAACAAAAACAGGTATTTCAGGCTCAAAAAAGACAGAAAGAATGGATAGATAGTGAGGTTAAGCCTTTAGTGGACGAACTTTCGGGGTCTTATGCTGTGAATGGGGAGAGAGTGAGAGAATATAAAAAGGTAGGGTGGGAGGGAGGTAGGAGAGATAAGGTATATACGAGACACAGGGATAGTGAAAGTAAAGGGGATAGAGGTAGGCGATTTGGTGAGAGAGCTGAGAGGAAAGTAGTTGAGAGAGAGAAAACTCAGATAGTTGGGCAAAGGGTTTTTGATAAGCAGGTTTATAGGGAGAAACCAAAGCATCCTTCTTTCCAGAGATTTCAAAAGCCTAGTACTACTCCTGTGCTTCCAGCTACTGGCAAGAAGGGTTTTAAAGGATCTAGGAAAGATTCGTATAGGTTTGAGACATTGGAGGAGGAATCTTTTGAATCTAAATTAGATGTTGAGCTTCTAAAGAAGCAGAAGGAGAAGACCTACGCGGTTCCTGAGGAAATAGAGATATACAATGTTATAACTGTTGGAGATCTTGCTAAGAAGATGAATGTGAAGGCTTCTGATCTTATTGAGATTCTTGGTAAGCTTGGTTTGTCAGTAACGATAAACGATAAAATAGATTCTGATACTGCAACAGTTGTTGCAGAGGAGTTTGGGACGAAAGTTAAGGTTAAGTCGGTATTTGATGAGATAAATGTGTCTGAGGAACCTGATGATGAGAGGTATGTAGATTTTAGAATACCTGTTGTTACTGTGATGGGGCATGTTGATCACGGGAAGACTACTCTTCTTGATGCAATACGGAATACCAATGTTGCTCAAACTGAGGCGGGAGGAATTACTCAGCACATAGGTGCATATGTCGTGGAAGTAAATGGCAACAAGATAACCTTTATAGACACTCCCGGACATGAAGCTTTTACAGCTATGAGGGCAAAAGGTGCAAAGGTTACTGATATAGTTATACTTGTTGTTGCAGCGGATGACGGAGTGAAAGAACAGACAATTGAAGCGTTGAATCATGCTAAAGATGCAAAGGTTCCTATAATTGTTGCGATAAACAAGATTGATGTTCCGGGAGCTAATCCAGAGAGAGTTAAGAATCAGCTTAGTGAGTTAGGTCTTATACCTGATGATTGGGGTGGTGATACGATTTATGTTGAGATATCGGCTTTGAAAAAACTAAATATTGATAAACTTCTTGAGGCGGTGCTTTTGCAAGCGGAATTGATGGAGCTTAAGGCAGATTATCATAAGAAAGGTGTAGGATTTGTTATAGAGAGCAAGGTTGAACAGGGACGAGGGATAGTTTTTACCGTAGTGGTTAGAAATGGTGTAGTCAAAGTTGGAGATAATTTTGTGGTAGGTACTACTAGTGGTAAAGTCAGAGCTATATTTGACGATAAAGGCAGGAAGGTAGAAAAAATACTTCCTGGGTTTCCTGGAGAGATTGTTGGAGTGGATGAGCTTCCTAATGCTGGTGATAAGTTCAACGTTGTTGAGTCCGAAGAGGTAGCAAGGGAAATAGCGGAAAAGAGAAGGTACTACTCTAGGATTGAGAATATAAAGAGCTTAAGAGCAGAAGTTAATCCGTTTGAAGAGATTAAGGAGATGAAGTATATAGTTAAGGGGGATGTATTTGGGAGTGTAGAGGCTATAAAGTATTCTTTGGAAAAGCTCTCAAACAATGAATTTTCTGTTAGGGTAGTGCATTGGGGAGTAGGGCAAGTTAATGAAAGCGATGTGATGTTAGCCTCCGCTGGTCAAGCGTCAATAATAGCCTTTAGAACCAAAGTAGGTCCTAAGGCGGGCGAACTTGCAGAGAGGGAAAAGGTTAGAATAAAGAAGTATAACATCATATACGAAATAATAGAAGATGTTAAGAGGGAGATGAAAGGTTTGAAGGAACCTGTGTTTGAGGAAAAGGTTCTGGGTGTGGCTGAAGTGAGAAAAGTCTTTAAGATAAGTGGTGTTGGAAATGTAGCAGGTTGCTATGTGAGAAATGGAGTAATACAAAGAAAGTCTAAGGTGAGGATATACAGGGATAATGCTCTTATATTTGATGGAGAAATTCTCTCTTTAAAACATCTTAAGGATGATGTGAGTGAAATAAGAGAGGGATTTGAGTGTGGAATAGCCTTCAAGAATTTCAACGACATAAAGGAAGGAGATGTGATAGAAGCTTATGCTTTGGTTCAGCAAGAATGATAATAGAGATTTGCAATTTTGTGGTAAGTCTTAGAGCTCTGTAAGTGAGGTTATGGAGGTTGAGAGTAGTTTGGTTTTTGAGTAAGGTTAGGAGGTTTTAGGAATTAGGTTTCTTGAGTTTTTAAGTAGCTGGTCTAATTTTTATAATTCAATGTAACGCCGGAGGTGAAGATGGTGGGACAGAAGGTTGATATTTCGGTGTTGAAAGATATGGCAAGAGAGTTTAGGGAAAAGATACTTCTCATGACATATTATGCTGGTAGTGGTCATCCTGGAGGTTCTATGTCATTGGTTGAAATAATGTTGTCACTATACTTTTATAAGTTGAGGTATGATCCTAGAAATCCTTTGTGGGAGGATAGAGATAGGGTTGTTATTTCAAAGGGACATGCTACACCAGTAGTGTATCTTACACTTGCTAAGGCTGGCTTTTTTAGTGAAGATGACCTTATGAAAGGGTTTAGGCGCTTTG is a window of Brevinematia bacterium DNA encoding:
- the infB gene encoding translation initiation factor IF-2, which gives rise to MIEKKKIKIKIKKKLVQKEEERSVEAGEELGEEQQKQVFQAQKRQKEWIDSEVKPLVDELSGSYAVNGERVREYKKVGWEGGRRDKVYTRHRDSESKGDRGRRFGERAERKVVEREKTQIVGQRVFDKQVYREKPKHPSFQRFQKPSTTPVLPATGKKGFKGSRKDSYRFETLEEESFESKLDVELLKKQKEKTYAVPEEIEIYNVITVGDLAKKMNVKASDLIEILGKLGLSVTINDKIDSDTATVVAEEFGTKVKVKSVFDEINVSEEPDDERYVDFRIPVVTVMGHVDHGKTTLLDAIRNTNVAQTEAGGITQHIGAYVVEVNGNKITFIDTPGHEAFTAMRAKGAKVTDIVILVVAADDGVKEQTIEALNHAKDAKVPIIVAINKIDVPGANPERVKNQLSELGLIPDDWGGDTIYVEISALKKLNIDKLLEAVLLQAELMELKADYHKKGVGFVIESKVEQGRGIVFTVVVRNGVVKVGDNFVVGTTSGKVRAIFDDKGRKVEKILPGFPGEIVGVDELPNAGDKFNVVESEEVAREIAEKRRYYSRIENIKSLRAEVNPFEEIKEMKYIVKGDVFGSVEAIKYSLEKLSNNEFSVRVVHWGVGQVNESDVMLASAGQASIIAFRTKVGPKAGELAEREKVRIKKYNIIYEIIEDVKREMKGLKEPVFEEKVLGVAEVRKVFKISGVGNVAGCYVRNGVIQRKSKVRIYRDNALIFDGEILSLKHLKDDVSEIREGFECGIAFKNFNDIKEGDVIEAYALVQQE